A window of the Cystobacter fuscus genome harbors these coding sequences:
- a CDS encoding DUF3817 domain-containing protein → MLTTPLGRFRAVAFWEGLSFLVLLLLAMPLKYLLGMPQMVRGVGMAHGVLFIAYVYTLMMAALEHRWGFTRVVVAFVASLVPGGTFWLDAQLRREERAAALEAR, encoded by the coding sequence TTGCTGACCACCCCCCTCGGGCGCTTCCGCGCCGTCGCCTTCTGGGAAGGACTGTCCTTCCTCGTCCTCCTCCTGCTGGCCATGCCGCTGAAGTACCTCCTGGGCATGCCGCAGATGGTGCGCGGGGTGGGCATGGCGCACGGTGTGCTGTTCATCGCGTACGTGTACACGCTGATGATGGCCGCCCTCGAGCACCGCTGGGGCTTCACCCGGGTGGTGGTGGCCTTCGTCGCCTCACTGGTTCCGGGCGGGACCTTCTGGCTCGATGCCCAGCTGCGCCGCGAGGAGCGGGCCGCCGCGCTCGAGGCGCGCTAG
- a CDS encoding ABC transporter ATP-binding protein, which produces MSGISVQGLAKRFGSRTAVQGLSFDVRPGEVFGLLGPNGAGKTTTVRMLTGLLQPSEGEAHVWGHSVRTQGEALRRTVGLLTEQPGLYERLSARDNLRFFMKLHELDERQAWPRAQAWLERFGLGGRENEPCGSFSKGMRQKLAIVRTLVHEPQVIFLDEPTSGLDPESARTVRDAVAELAAEGRTLVLCSHNLAEVERLCTRVAVVKGRLLALAPLSELRRTGSSLDVSVEGEASRFVPALAALPFAPSSLAEGGRLRVMLADESQAPDVVACLVGAGARVRSALPAQRPLEEVYLELIREGRAEGRGAP; this is translated from the coding sequence TTGAGTGGCATCTCCGTTCAAGGCCTCGCCAAGCGCTTTGGCTCCCGCACCGCGGTGCAGGGGCTGTCCTTCGACGTCCGCCCGGGCGAGGTGTTCGGCCTGCTCGGGCCCAACGGCGCGGGGAAGACGACCACGGTGCGCATGCTCACGGGCCTCCTCCAGCCCTCCGAAGGCGAGGCGCATGTCTGGGGCCACTCGGTGCGCACCCAGGGCGAGGCCCTGCGCCGCACGGTGGGTCTGCTCACCGAACAACCCGGGCTCTACGAGCGGCTCAGCGCGCGCGACAACCTGCGCTTCTTCATGAAGCTGCACGAGCTGGATGAGCGCCAGGCGTGGCCCCGGGCCCAGGCGTGGCTCGAGCGCTTCGGTCTCGGGGGCCGCGAGAACGAGCCCTGTGGGAGCTTCTCCAAGGGCATGCGGCAGAAGCTCGCCATCGTGCGCACGCTGGTGCACGAGCCCCAGGTCATCTTCCTCGACGAGCCCACGAGCGGTCTGGATCCCGAGTCCGCGCGCACCGTGCGCGACGCCGTGGCGGAGCTGGCGGCGGAGGGTCGCACGCTCGTGCTGTGCTCGCACAACCTGGCCGAGGTGGAGCGGTTGTGCACGCGCGTGGCGGTGGTGAAGGGGCGGCTGCTCGCGCTCGCCCCGCTCAGTGAGCTGCGGCGCACGGGCAGCTCGCTGGATGTGTCCGTGGAGGGCGAGGCCTCGCGGTTCGTCCCGGCGCTGGCCGCGCTGCCCTTCGCCCCGTCCTCGCTCGCCGAGGGTGGACGGCTGCGGGTGATGCTCGCGGACGAGTCCCAGGCGCCGGATGTGGTGGCGTGCCTGGTGGGGGCGGGAGCCCGGGTGCGCAGCGCGCTTCCCGCCCAGCGCCCGCTCGAGGAGGTGTACCTGGAACTCATCCGTGAAGGACGAGCGGAAGGACGAGGAGCCCCATGA
- a CDS encoding chromosome segregation protein SMC produces the protein MRPRLPALILSVALGFHAGCATTPKPPPPPTEEQQLATRVAQSASSAEALLQAQDLLVWNYWAEGARADMAATYAGQDALFTLEAIRDIEQLRQRTTEPREIRALTALQAHFAGEYLSQQLAEVNDALANLEASLSFQVDGQEVRWHELERRLANERSALKRKALYTAATPALERLSPLIRRRAERTEELLKELGYSSYEAFGGELRQADLDRLGVLAEEVLQATEAPYKEVMERLAQRELGMPYASLTRADLPRLFRSREVEGLFLKGEQLLRAHGTLAGMNIDLGEMKNVRIDAREDVKGKNPRPLALGIRVPGDVRLSVRSVGGALEQAKMLHEFGHALHYAFTKEPRFELAKLGNPTVTEAYAALFEDLMEDPVWLEEHAGLKDRERAGFLAATSSHKLFLIRRAAGRLLYQLALHRQGETVEARELYRAIISRVDALPATDDDVARYQVDQEDFFQSADNFRAWFLAGQLQGQLKARFGPAWWHSPEAGTFLKELWAHGNALSAREVAETLGDRGIVPDVLLLRLGTTLGVPMKLGTHEAPAAPTPEAPKPETPVAPESPPAAPESPPAAPQGPPAEPESAPAPENPPAPAG, from the coding sequence ATGCGCCCAAGGCTTCCCGCACTCATCCTCAGCGTCGCTCTCGGTTTCCACGCGGGGTGCGCCACCACTCCCAAGCCCCCTCCGCCCCCCACCGAGGAACAACAACTGGCCACACGCGTGGCCCAGAGCGCCTCCTCCGCCGAGGCCCTGCTCCAGGCGCAGGATCTGCTGGTGTGGAACTACTGGGCCGAAGGCGCCCGGGCGGACATGGCCGCCACGTACGCCGGCCAGGACGCGCTCTTCACCCTCGAGGCCATCCGCGACATCGAGCAGCTGCGCCAGCGCACCACCGAGCCCCGGGAGATCAGGGCGCTCACCGCGCTCCAGGCCCACTTCGCCGGCGAGTACCTGTCCCAGCAGCTCGCCGAGGTGAACGACGCGCTGGCCAACCTGGAGGCCTCGTTGAGCTTCCAGGTGGACGGCCAGGAGGTGCGCTGGCACGAGCTGGAGCGGCGGCTGGCCAACGAGCGCAGCGCGCTCAAGCGCAAGGCCCTCTACACCGCGGCCACGCCCGCCCTGGAGCGGCTCTCCCCGCTCATCCGCCGCCGGGCCGAGCGCACCGAGGAGCTGCTCAAGGAGCTGGGCTACTCCTCCTACGAGGCCTTTGGCGGCGAGCTGCGGCAGGCGGACCTGGACCGGTTGGGGGTGCTCGCCGAGGAGGTGCTCCAGGCCACCGAGGCGCCCTACAAGGAGGTGATGGAGCGGCTCGCCCAGCGCGAGCTGGGAATGCCCTACGCGAGCCTCACCCGGGCGGACCTGCCGCGACTGTTCCGCTCGCGGGAAGTGGAGGGCCTCTTCCTCAAGGGCGAGCAGCTCCTGCGCGCCCACGGCACGCTGGCCGGGATGAACATCGACCTGGGCGAGATGAAGAACGTGCGCATCGACGCCCGGGAGGACGTGAAGGGCAAGAACCCGCGTCCGCTGGCGCTGGGCATCCGGGTGCCCGGGGACGTGCGGCTGTCGGTGCGCTCGGTGGGGGGCGCGCTGGAGCAGGCGAAGATGCTGCACGAGTTCGGCCACGCGCTGCACTACGCCTTCACGAAGGAGCCGCGCTTCGAGCTGGCCAAGCTGGGCAACCCCACCGTCACCGAGGCCTACGCGGCCCTCTTCGAGGACCTGATGGAGGACCCGGTGTGGCTCGAGGAGCACGCGGGACTCAAGGACAGGGAGCGCGCCGGGTTCCTCGCGGCGACGAGCTCCCACAAGCTGTTCCTCATCCGCCGCGCCGCGGGACGCCTGCTCTACCAGCTCGCGCTGCACCGGCAGGGCGAGACGGTGGAGGCGCGCGAGCTGTACCGGGCCATCATCTCCCGGGTGGACGCGCTGCCGGCGACGGACGACGACGTGGCGCGCTACCAGGTGGACCAGGAGGACTTCTTCCAGTCCGCGGACAACTTCCGCGCGTGGTTCCTCGCGGGCCAGTTGCAGGGGCAGCTCAAGGCGCGCTTCGGCCCCGCGTGGTGGCACAGCCCGGAGGCGGGCACGTTCCTCAAAGAGCTGTGGGCGCACGGCAACGCCCTCTCCGCGCGTGAAGTGGCCGAGACCCTGGGTGACCGGGGCATCGTCCCGGACGTGCTGCTGCTGCGGCTCGGCACCACCCTGGGCGTGCCCATGAAGCTGGGAACGCATGAGGCGCCCGCGGCTCCGACTCCCGAGGCACCGAAGCCCGAGACACCGGTGGCGCCCGAGAGCCCTCCCGCGGCGCCCGAAAGCCCCCCGGCGGCCCCCCAGGGCCCTCCGGCTGAGCCCGAGAGCGCTCCTGCCCCGGAGAACCCTCCGGCCCCGGCGGGCTAG
- a CDS encoding ABC transporter permease subunit, producing the protein MSFHPRRALAVFWKDFLDLRKNPSLLLAMAALPLVLVVVPVVVVWTYTRNPDDSNLRVVALFYDPTLPLNANAGRFLVERTLLDWFGMFLVMPVFVPILVSSQSVAGERERRTLEPLLASPVTAMELVAGKSLASLVPAVLISWVAFLLLCIGVDVVGWPLGQGLLMPNALWTFGVLVLAPLFAFFGNGVAVLISARVAEARTAQQLSALVVLPLVGLVAGQVAGVLNAGPIYYAVQGAVVLLLDVALLWASVRLLDRERLLSRWG; encoded by the coding sequence ATGAGCTTCCATCCCCGGCGCGCGCTGGCCGTCTTCTGGAAGGACTTCCTGGACCTGCGCAAGAACCCGTCGCTGCTGCTGGCCATGGCGGCGCTGCCGCTGGTGCTCGTGGTGGTGCCCGTGGTGGTCGTCTGGACGTACACGCGCAACCCCGACGACAGCAACCTGCGCGTCGTCGCGCTCTTCTACGATCCCACCCTGCCGCTCAACGCCAACGCGGGACGCTTCCTGGTGGAGCGCACCCTGCTCGACTGGTTCGGCATGTTCCTGGTGATGCCCGTCTTCGTCCCCATCCTCGTCTCCTCGCAGAGCGTCGCGGGGGAGCGCGAGCGGCGCACGCTGGAGCCGCTGCTCGCCTCGCCCGTGACGGCGATGGAGCTGGTGGCGGGCAAGAGCCTCGCGTCACTGGTCCCGGCGGTGCTCATCTCCTGGGTGGCCTTCCTCCTGCTGTGCATCGGCGTGGACGTGGTGGGCTGGCCCCTGGGCCAGGGGCTGCTGATGCCCAATGCCCTGTGGACCTTCGGGGTGCTCGTGCTGGCGCCGCTCTTCGCCTTCTTCGGCAACGGCGTGGCGGTGCTCATCTCCGCGCGCGTGGCCGAGGCGCGCACCGCCCAGCAGCTCTCCGCGCTCGTGGTGCTGCCCCTGGTGGGCCTCGTGGCGGGGCAGGTGGCCGGAGTCCTCAACGCCGGTCCCATCTATTACGCGGTGCAGGGCGCCGTCGTGCTCCTGCTGGACGTGGCCCTGCTGTGGGCCAGTGTCCGCCTGCTCGACCGCGAGCGGCTCCTCAGCCGCTGGGGCTGA
- a CDS encoding SPFH domain-containing protein gives MGFFDTIKGESQRNFIARADEAKGEIVYKYPEKNVRMLTQLTVDADEVALFVKDGKVEGKLGPGRHQLDTKNIPFIGRLVEGFTGGNLFIAEIFFVSTREFTGLKFGGPIGDVRDPETGLGIGTMVYGDFSIRVTEPEKLVVGLVGMGRANNAEFVSWFKSQVLKVTRDRIAELLVKKRWPLLDVTSGAYTEEIETEVIAGLKPHVDTYGLTVVRMGNFHVSIKEEDEATLKKLSKDVAYSRLAGGFQQYAQGQAMLGASEGMAKGGGGSDGALQGMGMGMGFGMAQMFANNQNQQQPQFQQPQQPPPAAAPPADTRSPAQRLKEIKELKDAGVLSDEEYNAKRAELMKLL, from the coding sequence ATGGGATTCTTCGATACGATCAAGGGCGAGTCGCAGCGCAACTTCATCGCGCGGGCCGACGAGGCGAAGGGCGAGATTGTCTACAAGTATCCGGAGAAGAACGTCCGGATGCTCACCCAGCTCACCGTCGACGCGGACGAGGTCGCCCTCTTCGTGAAGGACGGCAAGGTGGAGGGGAAGCTGGGACCGGGCCGGCACCAGCTCGACACCAAGAACATCCCGTTCATCGGCCGCCTGGTCGAGGGCTTCACCGGTGGCAACCTGTTCATCGCGGAGATCTTCTTCGTCTCCACGCGCGAGTTCACGGGCCTGAAGTTCGGCGGCCCCATCGGTGACGTGCGCGATCCGGAGACGGGGCTGGGCATCGGGACGATGGTGTACGGCGACTTCTCCATCCGGGTGACGGAGCCGGAGAAGCTCGTGGTGGGCCTGGTGGGCATGGGCCGCGCCAACAACGCGGAGTTCGTCAGCTGGTTCAAGAGCCAGGTGCTCAAGGTGACGCGGGATCGCATCGCCGAGCTGCTGGTGAAGAAGCGCTGGCCGCTGCTGGACGTGACGAGCGGTGCGTACACCGAGGAGATCGAGACCGAGGTCATCGCCGGGCTCAAGCCGCATGTGGACACCTACGGCCTCACCGTGGTGCGCATGGGCAACTTCCACGTCAGCATCAAGGAAGAGGATGAGGCCACGCTCAAGAAGCTCTCCAAGGACGTGGCCTACTCGCGGCTGGCCGGTGGCTTCCAGCAGTACGCCCAGGGTCAGGCGATGCTCGGCGCGTCCGAGGGCATGGCCAAGGGCGGTGGCGGCTCGGATGGCGCGCTGCAGGGGATGGGCATGGGCATGGGCTTCGGCATGGCCCAGATGTTCGCCAACAACCAGAACCAGCAGCAGCCGCAGTTCCAGCAGCCCCAGCAGCCTCCTCCCGCCGCGGCCCCTCCGGCCGACACGCGCAGCCCGGCGCAGCGGCTCAAGGAGATCAAGGAGCTCAAGGACGCGGGCGTGCTCTCCGACGAGGAGTACAACGCCAAGCGCGCCGAGCTGATGAAGCTGCTGTAG
- a CDS encoding M15 family metallopeptidase: MSYSHQQPTHKYTTDAELERIYGKRLVHNDFQSDSITGSFEKTARVLENPVLESFSRNHIVDVKLPGIGPQKDKTVTVQFNRKLAHLLLAAFEKIRSENLPYTIYQVGGYFFRYQQNPSVREALANRPEYADLRKDKGFSANWNIVCAERDRQLKTFDERIPYGSKTKAKKDLLSNHAFGSAIDINWETNPYKKGALFDLHPRIVAILEGFGFNWGGKYHDYMHFEYLRGTIEGVPDEDPPQVFYPFSVEQRRESPLKYYYLNERGKGGYFPVGLQQNLHGGVHLEPEATATRTPVHAAMPGYIVAARLMSPGKGGDNRDVRRVTDDRPLGFVLLRHELLDKTGNGSADGQAAAAPESTPQARTLYSLYMHLAAPNWDAATPDPAEAPWLASLLKMRFGGVVNLDPRSPEVGKTFWSKEELSPGATSFKVHDRESPLPAQRGNNVIALGKSTPEDVRQAIEALQAGAIVTFDRALFPVAAGETIGFISANQPLEGQAPSSQQGTAARYLHWEMFSTSTQDGGIQLLRERAGLNKLFKPVKELRQDNFLEMPSAEKGDVPNELQQILGTTGEALAEQLTSDTYGDVLLRHFNEGKTFFPGRPDTAPQFTYPLDIVLDNAYQYKGDATGNCSLTVTYFKGNVSLKTETLKLKPDQGKVTLNVPAEADTLDLWSPDFFLDKPEPAANENPRPKRLENRLKLLEMTATHHWRNLLLDHLNEWTPEGLETQLEARREAGHLDDLVDTTSPTVFAAWKKNIRPLSWWSRKKNDDDPYGEVPVLGAEAQEKSIFGSGEHLLPETATTLNVHPVTTLWLIDILLEKEAIAFKKTWPPATLKRDESTQKPLFLGFLYQEEKPAVGVKLLSILVQHGYGTTDGTNATDVLFWATPAGEGAALHAPQILGRTAYQEGVAMVRAPFPFWGDWRMHATDGAQQSFEPIQSGETFLQIVRPELESQTFVLGAGKTAPGANSGTRPLVMGSLKFSKNWPIALAGYVLFEYWMELKEGMPDPTYGAYAIPVVANRPPLERVERGLKYQGDFIVGREKEKSNPKITADFSFQDFVSHRRFGEVFPGDVKTQFKLAVPLAQRIQELKEACRPKNRRDKAVLPMVKRLYPGGLTLDVSTATGAAPELDIIEEKLAQLSASTFFVVERNAANSAISITYKQPESAGSLFFEFDPGPALGLLAEKALSAEGEKLHVRPRFIAPNGGHLVLADKDSPVGDVTKLLTASLEDIKSACGDDFLEAVADKLLPPVGRFEFGDVSLKMGRGKLYTTVRLHGDAKQWTAAAPVIKLKLGGETFQQGKLVGSTVSAEWDLFKDKKGKLLPGRWGGTLEFSAEISQPDKVTTPPPGISWTVELKPRFEELKHEIGAKSIRFLGQASHLPTDVSLHLTCERKDETGQWQEDIGITQLIRYKIQASQQSSHYGCCTDTGAFEANVLKSALKKTPGTFRFVWAPKGTRTGDTVDVQGIAVEVRTSPEINPEELGA, from the coding sequence GTGAGCTACAGCCACCAACAACCCACACACAAATACACGACGGACGCGGAGCTCGAGCGCATCTATGGCAAGCGCCTGGTGCACAACGACTTCCAGAGCGACAGCATCACCGGTAGCTTCGAGAAGACGGCGCGGGTTCTCGAGAATCCCGTCCTCGAAAGTTTCAGCCGGAATCACATCGTCGACGTGAAGCTGCCAGGGATCGGTCCACAGAAAGACAAGACCGTTACCGTGCAGTTCAACCGGAAACTGGCCCATCTCCTGTTGGCTGCCTTCGAGAAGATCCGGTCCGAGAACCTCCCCTACACCATCTATCAGGTCGGCGGATATTTCTTCCGCTACCAACAAAACCCCAGTGTTCGAGAGGCCCTCGCGAATCGCCCGGAGTACGCGGACCTACGAAAGGACAAGGGCTTCTCGGCCAATTGGAACATCGTCTGCGCGGAACGGGACCGGCAACTCAAGACGTTCGATGAGAGAATTCCCTACGGCAGCAAGACGAAAGCCAAGAAGGACCTGCTCTCCAATCACGCCTTTGGAAGCGCCATCGACATCAATTGGGAGACGAATCCCTATAAGAAAGGAGCCCTGTTCGACCTCCATCCCAGAATCGTGGCGATCCTGGAGGGATTCGGCTTCAACTGGGGCGGCAAGTACCACGACTACATGCACTTCGAGTACCTGCGCGGAACCATCGAGGGTGTCCCCGATGAGGATCCACCGCAGGTGTTCTATCCGTTCAGCGTGGAGCAGAGGCGGGAATCACCCCTCAAGTACTACTACCTGAATGAGCGGGGGAAAGGCGGGTATTTCCCTGTCGGCCTGCAGCAGAACCTGCACGGCGGCGTCCATCTGGAACCAGAAGCCACCGCCACCAGGACGCCCGTCCATGCCGCCATGCCCGGATACATCGTGGCCGCGCGCCTCATGTCACCCGGAAAGGGAGGAGACAACCGAGACGTCCGCCGGGTCACGGATGATCGTCCGCTCGGCTTCGTCCTGCTCCGGCACGAATTGCTGGACAAGACCGGCAACGGCTCGGCGGACGGGCAGGCGGCGGCCGCACCGGAAAGCACCCCTCAGGCGCGTACCCTTTACAGCCTCTATATGCACCTCGCGGCTCCCAACTGGGACGCGGCCACTCCAGACCCCGCGGAGGCCCCATGGCTGGCCTCGCTCCTCAAGATGCGGTTTGGCGGAGTGGTGAACCTCGACCCCCGCAGCCCAGAAGTGGGGAAGACATTCTGGTCCAAGGAAGAACTGAGCCCGGGGGCGACCTCGTTCAAGGTGCATGATCGGGAATCGCCATTGCCCGCCCAGCGGGGGAACAACGTCATCGCACTGGGCAAATCGACCCCCGAGGATGTCCGTCAAGCCATCGAGGCGCTTCAAGCGGGCGCCATCGTCACTTTCGATCGCGCGCTCTTCCCCGTGGCCGCGGGTGAGACCATCGGATTCATCAGCGCAAACCAGCCCCTCGAGGGACAGGCGCCCTCCTCCCAACAGGGTACGGCCGCCAGATACCTGCACTGGGAAATGTTCTCCACCAGCACGCAGGACGGCGGCATCCAACTCCTTCGCGAGCGGGCCGGACTCAACAAGCTCTTCAAACCGGTCAAGGAACTCCGGCAGGACAACTTCCTGGAAATGCCCTCGGCCGAAAAGGGAGACGTGCCCAACGAGCTCCAGCAGATACTTGGAACCACGGGCGAGGCGCTTGCGGAGCAGCTGACGTCAGACACCTACGGTGACGTCCTCCTGAGGCACTTCAACGAGGGAAAGACCTTCTTCCCGGGCCGTCCGGATACGGCGCCCCAGTTCACCTACCCACTCGACATCGTCCTGGACAATGCCTATCAGTACAAAGGGGACGCCACGGGCAACTGCTCTCTGACAGTCACCTACTTCAAGGGAAACGTCTCGCTCAAAACGGAGACGCTCAAGCTCAAGCCGGATCAGGGCAAGGTCACCTTGAACGTTCCCGCCGAGGCAGACACGCTCGATCTCTGGTCTCCAGACTTCTTCCTCGACAAGCCCGAGCCCGCGGCGAACGAAAATCCGCGTCCCAAGCGGCTCGAGAACCGCCTGAAGTTATTGGAGATGACCGCCACCCACCATTGGCGCAATCTCTTGCTGGATCACTTGAATGAGTGGACCCCGGAAGGTCTCGAGACCCAGTTGGAGGCACGCCGGGAAGCCGGCCACCTCGACGATCTCGTCGACACCACCAGCCCGACGGTCTTCGCCGCATGGAAGAAGAACATCCGGCCCTTGAGCTGGTGGTCGCGGAAGAAGAACGACGATGATCCCTACGGAGAGGTCCCCGTTCTGGGAGCCGAAGCGCAGGAAAAAAGTATTTTCGGTTCAGGCGAACATCTTCTGCCCGAGACCGCGACTACCCTCAACGTGCATCCGGTGACGACTCTCTGGCTCATTGACATCCTCCTCGAAAAGGAGGCCATTGCATTCAAGAAGACCTGGCCACCGGCGACGTTGAAGCGCGATGAGAGCACCCAGAAGCCGCTGTTTCTCGGCTTCCTCTACCAGGAAGAGAAGCCCGCGGTCGGGGTAAAGCTGCTCTCGATTCTCGTGCAGCATGGCTACGGCACCACGGACGGAACGAACGCTACGGACGTCCTGTTCTGGGCAACCCCGGCGGGAGAAGGAGCTGCGCTCCACGCCCCCCAGATATTGGGCCGTACGGCCTACCAGGAAGGCGTGGCGATGGTTCGTGCGCCCTTCCCCTTCTGGGGAGATTGGCGGATGCATGCCACGGATGGGGCCCAACAATCATTCGAGCCCATTCAATCCGGGGAGACATTCCTCCAGATAGTCAGACCCGAGCTGGAAAGTCAGACCTTCGTGCTCGGTGCCGGGAAAACCGCGCCGGGCGCCAATAGCGGCACGCGACCACTCGTCATGGGCAGTTTGAAGTTCAGCAAGAACTGGCCCATCGCGCTCGCGGGCTATGTGCTCTTCGAGTACTGGATGGAACTCAAGGAGGGCATGCCCGATCCGACGTATGGCGCGTATGCCATTCCCGTCGTCGCGAACAGGCCTCCATTGGAGCGGGTGGAGCGAGGGCTCAAGTACCAGGGGGACTTCATCGTGGGGAGGGAGAAGGAGAAGAGCAATCCCAAGATCACGGCGGACTTCTCCTTCCAGGACTTCGTGAGCCACCGGCGATTCGGGGAGGTTTTCCCTGGTGACGTGAAGACGCAGTTCAAACTGGCAGTTCCACTCGCACAGCGCATCCAGGAGTTGAAGGAGGCGTGTCGGCCGAAGAACCGGCGGGACAAGGCTGTTCTGCCCATGGTGAAACGTCTGTACCCAGGCGGCTTGACCCTGGACGTGTCAACGGCCACGGGTGCCGCGCCAGAACTCGACATCATCGAGGAGAAGCTCGCTCAACTCAGTGCCTCGACCTTCTTCGTCGTGGAAAGAAACGCGGCGAATTCGGCGATCTCCATCACCTATAAGCAACCCGAATCAGCGGGTTCGCTCTTCTTCGAGTTCGACCCGGGCCCGGCCCTGGGACTCCTCGCCGAAAAAGCACTCTCCGCGGAGGGAGAGAAGCTTCACGTCCGTCCCCGCTTCATCGCTCCCAATGGCGGACACCTGGTGCTGGCCGACAAGGACTCGCCCGTGGGGGATGTGACAAAGCTGCTCACCGCCTCGCTGGAGGACATCAAGTCCGCCTGTGGCGATGACTTCCTGGAGGCCGTCGCGGACAAGCTCCTGCCCCCCGTGGGCAGGTTCGAGTTCGGCGACGTCTCCCTCAAGATGGGACGAGGCAAGCTGTACACGACGGTCCGCCTCCATGGCGATGCGAAGCAATGGACCGCGGCCGCTCCCGTCATCAAGCTCAAGCTGGGTGGGGAGACGTTCCAGCAGGGCAAGCTCGTCGGCTCGACGGTCAGCGCGGAGTGGGATCTGTTCAAGGACAAGAAGGGCAAGCTGCTGCCGGGCCGCTGGGGCGGAACACTCGAGTTCTCGGCCGAGATCTCCCAACCCGACAAGGTGACGACTCCTCCCCCCGGCATCTCGTGGACGGTGGAGCTCAAACCCCGCTTCGAGGAGCTCAAACACGAGATAGGCGCCAAGAGCATCCGGTTCCTGGGGCAGGCCAGCCACCTGCCCACGGACGTCTCCCTTCACCTCACCTGCGAGCGGAAGGACGAAACGGGTCAATGGCAGGAGGACATCGGCATCACCCAGTTGATCCGCTACAAGATTCAAGCGAGCCAACAGTCCTCCCACTACGGATGCTGTACGGACACGGGCGCATTCGAGGCCAACGTCCTCAAGAGCGCCCTGAAGAAGACCCCGGGGACCTTCCGCTTCGTCTGGGCGCCCAAGGGAACGCGGACAGGCGACACGGTCGACGTCCAGGGCATCGCCGTCGAGGTCAGGACGTCTCCTGAAATCAACCCCGAGGAGCTGGGAGCCTGA